The genomic region ATTAACGGCTCACAGTTAACTATAGCAAACTATAATGATCTTCTTGATTTGGATAATTTCACTTTTGGTTTAGCTGAATTCACCGCTCAAGGTGTTTCCTCAACTGGTGAAACTGTAGAGATCACTAAAGTTGAACTTACTGAGAATCCTATCCTGGTAGCTAAAACCATTGATCTCGATGGGATCAAAGTAGGATATCTAATGTATAATAGTTTTACCCATGATTTTGATGATGAGTTGAATGATGTATTTGCTCAGTTCAAATCTGATAACGTGACTGAACTAGTGCTAGACCTAAGATATAATGGAGGCGGTAGAGTTTCTTCTGCAGCAGACTTGGCCAGTATGATCACCGGTCAGTTTAAGGATGAGATCCTAATTAGAACCAGGTACAATGATAATATTGAAACGCTTTTGAGTTCTGCAGCAAAAATCACCAGATTTGATGACCAGATCTTTGATGGTGATGAAAGTGATCATCCAGACCATCAGCCAATGCCTATTAATAGTTTAAACCTTACCAAACTGTATGTTATTGCCACAGGTTCTTCGGCATCTGCCAGCGAACTTATAATTAATGGTCTTGCACCACATATTGAAGTGGTTCATATTGGAGAAAAAACAGTCGGTAAAGTTCAGGCTTCGATTACTCTTTATGATGCAGATGTTCCTTATTATGAAAAAGAGAATCTAAATCCAGATCATAAATATGCTATCCAGCCGTTAATTTCAACTTCGGTTAATAAGAATGGTGAAGCTTATCCAAATGGCCTTATCCCGGATATTGAAAAATCTGAAATGTGGGATAATTTTGGTGTCCTTGGAGACCCATCAGAGCCATTACTCGCAACAGCACTCAATCAAATATCAAGCAACCGTCAATTCCAGGAAGTAATGAAAGCCGGTAAATTCAACCCGGAATACGTTGCTGAGAGTTATGAAGGTGAAGATGCATACAGGAATATGTATATTGATGATCTTCCGGAATTTGATCTAAGCAAGATCAAAACTCCAGATTTTAAGAAATAAATAGTTTCTATAGATAAATTGAAAAACCCCGCTCAATGGCGGGGTTTTTTATTTCAAAATAACAATGACTTAATTAAAATAAATTCCATTAGGATTGATTCCGGCCGAATATTGATCCAGCAAACTACCATCGCCAAGATCATAAATATAAAGATCTCCATCCCCTGTAAAATCAGCTCGTGGGGAAGCCACATATATCTTGTTATCATGAATTTCAAAACCATAAAGAACAGCAACTTCATCCAGGCTATATTCCGCAGATTCTGGTAATTCCTCTCCTAAATCATATTGATAGACAGATTTACCTATGGTAAAATAAGCACTGTTACCACTAAGCTGAAGGTTTTCAGGATGTATACTACTCTCAGGAAATTCAGAAAATTCTACCACCTCGTTTGTTGCAAGCTCTATTCTAGATAGTTCCCCGGCAGTTTCTACATCTGCATAAGATGGTTTACCCGAGGCCAGAACCCAAAGATCGTTACCCTGAACAACCATGGAATTTGGAACATCGCCAACTTCAATTTCTTTAACAACCACATTGGATTCACTATCTATTACAGAAACAATATTATTAAACGAGAAACCTCCTTTATGAGCAACGTAAAGTGCATTGTTAACTGATATCAAATTTTCAGGTCCTTCTGCAACCGGTATAGTTTCAATAAACGAGAAATTTACAAGGTTGAAAACTGCTACAAAATCATCATCAGGATTTCCACCGTCTCCCCAATTGGTTACAAACAGTTTATCTCCTATAACTTCCGCAAACCTTGGATTCATCAAATTAGTGTTGATCGTCCCTAAACTTTCAAAAGTAAAGCGGTTTACGATTTCGATTTTGTTCGAAACATTTACCACTATGATCGCTAGAACATCATGCATTTCCATGCTTTGAGCCGTATCTCCCAGATCAAAACCATTGATATTATTAAAGATCTGAGCTGAATTTTCTTCATTCTCTTCATTTATAAAATTCACCGAAGCATTGGCTGAGCCAAAATTGCCTTCATTAAGTACAAAAATCCCTGATTGAAACTGAGCATCGGTTTCCGGAACAGGGGCGCAGCAATCATCATTTTCGCAGGAATTGAATAATAACGCGATAAAGAATAAAAGTAATAAGTGTTTGTAGTTCATGTTTAAAATTTAAAAGTTAGTGTAGAATTAATAGACCTTCCCGGCATAATACGGGATGGCAGGCTTTGATATTTCTTGTTGAAAATGTTATTAAATCGAAGATCTACACCAATTTCAGGATTCCTTGAAAATGTGTAGCCCAAATACAGGTCGGCAATTTCATAGCCTTCCAATTCATAATTATTATCTGAAGAAGTATAAATACTCCCATTATAGAGTGACTGCAGCAGAATAGAAAAGTTCTTTATTTCATAACCAGCAGCCAGGGTCACTTTGTGTTGTGGTGTATAAATAAGCTGGTCACCTGTTTCCTGATCTACAGATCTTGTATAAGCATAACTAGTGTTGAGACTAAAGGCATTTTCTGATAATTGCGTATTCCAAGCCGCAAACAACTCCAACCCGTAATTATGCACATTAGCTGTATTCACCGGTCTCCACATACCAGATTCATCAGGAATCCAGCGAATAAGGTCATCGATATCTATAAAATAACCGGTGAGGTTAATTCTTAATACGTTGAAATTGAATTCATTTCCTAATTCTGCCTGAATTGACGTTTCTGGATCCAGATTAGTATTACCTCCCTGTAACCAGAACAGATCATTAAATGTAGGTATCCGAAAATTACGGGAAGAATTAAATCTTAGCTGGTAATTCTCAGAGAATTGATACGAGCTTCCTATGGAAAATAATAAAGGTGAATCGTAATTATTGGTGATCTCCTGCCTTAAGCTCAACTCATAACTAAATTTCTCCAGTTGATGACTCCATAAAGCAGAAATCCCTCCTATCTTTCTTTCGGCATTTTCAATCCCTGTGCCTACTCCCTGAACATCGGTATAATCGGCAATAAGGTTAAGCTTCTTATTTTTAGCAAATTCATATTCCAGATCATATTTAATAATTCCAGTTTCTGCATCTCCGGAACTATAATTATCTGAATCCCTGTTCTCATAATATTTGAAACTTTCATCGATCCAGGCTAGTTTGAGGCTACTGGTGAATTTTCCAGCAAAAGACTTCCATTCAAGGAGATTTCTAGAATTCCGATCCTCATATTTGCTGTTGGAAGGTAAATTCAAGGTTCCAGAAAAACCGCGATCACCCTCATAATAGTTGGAATAGAACTTTAAAATATTGGTATCTCCTAGCCATTGAGCTATAGAGGCATTTAAAGAAACATTATAAAAATCCCCATTTTCATTGTATTCCTGAGTCTCCAGGTATTTATAATCATTTTCAGAGCTCACTCCTGCTAAACCAATATTTACGCTGGTCTTTTCAGTAGAGAAATTGCCATTATAGGATGTCTGGTAAGTATCAAAACTACCATAACCCAGCCTAATTTCATTTTCTGAATTTCCGTCAAAACTAAATTCGTTGCTTAAATGAATCGTTCCTCCAATAGCACCACTGCCATATACAACGCTTCCTCCACCCGGCCGGAGACTGATATTATCAAATACTTTGGTGTTTACGGTATTGAAATCTGTCTGACCTGTAAATTGGGAATTGATATTAATTCCGTTCCATATAACCGCGGTTTGAGAAGCTCCTGTTCCACGCACAGAGGCTGAAGAGACCATTCCGTATCCATTTTCACGAAAAAAGAATGGGGTATTGAATTTAAGTAAGGAAGTTAATAATGGTTCTGAACGCTGAATTACAGTGGAACTGATCTCTTTAACAAACTGCCCTTCAGAATTATTTTTCAGCTTCACATCACTGAGCAGGACCTCATCGAGCCAGTTAATGGAATCATTTTGCGATGTAGCTTTTAAGCAACAACACAGCAATAATGTAAATAAAAGATATAAGTTTCTGTTCATAATCTGCCGACCTTTATCCCGAAAGTCACTCGATACTAGTTGAAATTCAGGCAGGTCTCCTGGCTCACGTACTGCAATTCACCTTCCCATCTTTTAAGACAGTGGTTTGAAGAATTATTGCAGCCATTCCTTTAATAGCGGAACTAAGCTTACAGTTGCGGGAACAGCTCAGGTTTATGAAGTTTACACTTCCCCCTGATTCCCTTTTAATCCACGCGGAAATAAATCAGCGTTGAACCAAAATTTCGTGGCAAAATTAAACAATTAAGTTAGGTTAAGGGTTCAAAATTTTAAATAATCTTACTTTTGAACTCAAATCGACCGATCTTGAAAAAAATTATTTTCATATTTCTAATCCTTGGCATCCTTTCCTGTAAAGAAAGACCTCAACAGAATGATCCTGATAATCAAAAAGGTAAGACTGTTGAAATAGAAAATGCAACAGGATTTAGCATCACCAAATTCAAAAATTACAGTATCATAGAGGTAAATACTCCCTGGCCCGGCGCACAGGATCCTTTTATATATCTTTTGAAAGAAAAAGATGCCGAGATCCCTAAAAATTTAAATTTTGACCAGCTCGTTGAAGTTCCAGTAGAAAATATTGTAGTTACCTCTACCACTCATATCCCTGCCTTAGAAGCATTGAATGAGGAAAATACCTTAAAAGGTTTTCCCGGGCTGAATTACATTTCTTCAGAAAAAACAAGGAAACTAATAGATAATGGAGAGATCTCCGAATTAGGCCAGAATGAAAATATAAATACTGAAGTTCTTATCGAACTTTCACCAGATGTAGTCATAGGCTTTGCCATTGATGCTTCGAACAAAAGTTTTGAAACCATTCAAAAAACCGGTATCCCGGTGATTTATAATGGCGACTGGACAGAACAAAGTCCGCTTGGAAAAGCCGAATGGATCAAATTCTTCGGAGCTCTTTACGGAAAGGAAAAAAAGGCACAGGAAATCTTCAAGGAAATAAAGTCTGAATATCTTGCAGCCAAAGAACTCGCGAAAACAGCTAATTCAAAACCTACAATCATTAGTGGGTCTATGTACAATGATAAATGGTATATGCCCTATGGCAATTCCTGGCAAGCCCAATTCATTAAGGATGCCAATGCAAATTACCTGTATTCTGATACAAAAGGTGATGGCAGCCTGTCCCTCGCATTTGAAAGTGTTTTGGAAAAAGCGGAAGATGCAGAGTTCTGGATGAGTTCCGGGCAATTCACTTCCTATGAACAACTATTCAATGAATCTGAACACTACCAAAGATTCACAGCTGTAATGAATAAAAATGTATATAGTGTAAGCTTATCACAGGGCGAAACCGGAGGAATTCTATATTATGAATTGGGACCGCAAAGACCTGATCTTATTTTAAAAGATCACATCGCCATCTTTCACCCTGAATTATTAGAGAATTACGAACTGGTATTTTACAAACCTCTTAATTAATGCTGAACCAGAGAAAATATACTTTCTCCATAATCCTGCTATTCCTGGCGGTGATCCTTACAGGATTATTCAATATTAGCCTCGGTTCGGTAAATATTCCTATTTCTGAAGTAACCTCTTCACTGCTGGGTCTTGAGGTAGAAAAAGACACCTGGAGATATATCATCGTTAATTACCGTCTACCTAAAGCGATCACAGCTATCATTACCGGATCTGGTCTGGCTGTAAGCGGACTTTTAATGCAGACCCTGTTTAGAAATCCTTTGGCAGGTCCTTATGTTCTAGGACTTAGCAGCGGTGCCAGCCTTGGAGTTGCGATCGTGTTTATGGGCGCTTCGGTTTTCGGGGCTTCTTTTGCCGTGATCCTGCTTTCTAAATGGAGCCTGGTTATCGCATCCAGCCTGGGAAGTTTATTAGTACTATTTGCCGTTATACTGGCTTCTATTCGATTAAGAGATACTATGGCTATACTTATCATTGGGTTGATGTTTGCCAGCCTTACCGCAGCTATAGTTAGCGTTCTAGCCTATTTTAGTCCGGCTTCACAACTTCAGCAATATGTATTCTGGTCTTATGGTAGTCTGGGAGACCTAAGCTGGGACGAAGTAGGCATTCTTAGCCTTTTCTGGATCCTTGGTATCTTAATTAGTATAGGAAGTATAAAGAACCTTAATTCACTGCTGCTTGGGGAGCAGTATGCGAGAAGCCTGGGTACTAACATAAAAAAGAACAGGTTTGCGATAATCATAGCTACCAGCTTGCTCGCAGGTAGCATTACTGCTTTTGCAGGCCCTATCGCCTTTGTTGGTCTCGCAGTGCCTCATTTAATTAGACAGATCATTCCTTCCGCCAATCATATAACCCTTGTTCCCGCAGTAATATTTGGCGGTGCAATTTTAATGTTGCTATGCGATATTATTGCGCAAATCCCGGGAAGCGAATACAGCTTACCTATTAATGCCATAACTTCGCTAATTGGAGCACCGGTGGTCATCTGGTTACTGGTAAGAAAAAGAAAGTTCAATTTTTAAATGACAGCATCAAATTCAAATAGCGTCCTTAAAACTGAAAGCCTAAACATAGGTTACAGGAAGAAAAATAAGGTGAATTTGATAGCATCAGACATCAATATAGAAATTAATCCCGGTGAGCTTGTTGCCGTTATCGGAGTGAATGGAGCTGGAAAATCTACCTTACTTAAAACTTTAAGTGGAATACTACAAAGTGTTGATGGAGAGGTTTTTATATCTAACAGTAAATTATCTAAAACAGACCCTTCTGACCTTGCTAAAAATATTAGCATGGTCTTAACCGAGCAATTGTTATCAAAAAATCTGAGTGTTATCGAATTGGTAGCCCTGGGCAGGCAACCCTATACTAACTGGATAGGCCGTCTAACCAAAAATGACCTGAAAAAGATCATGCACGCCATTAAATTGGTAAATATCGAAGACATCAAAAACAAGAAATGTCACGAATTAAGTGACGGTCAGTTTCAAAAGGTTTTAATAGCCCGGGCACTGGCACAGGACACTCCACTAATTATCCTGGACGAACCTACCACTCACCTGGACCTGTATCACAAAGCATATGTATTAAAACTGCTTCAAAAGCTTAGTAAAGAAACCAATAAAGCAATACTTTTTGCTTCACACGAAATCAACCTTGCTCTACAGCTTTGCGATAAACTTATTATTCTTAAAGATAAGAAAGCATTATTCGGAAATCCGGAGGAACTAGTAAAGACCAGAGCTATCAATGATCTTTTCCCCGGGAACCTTATTCATTTCGACCAGGAATCTTCAAGTTTTAAAATTAAATAGGCCTGCAATTCAAATTTCTTTCCTCGCCCTTCATTAAAATTCTTAAATAAGTATCTTTGAGAAAATCGCCTACCATATGAACGAATACCTTCTTGTTACCTTAATATTTTTGATCGCATTAGGAATAGGAGGCTATCTGGGGAAGTTAATTTCCAGTTTAAAGTCCGGCTCTGAAGCCAGCAGACTGGAAGAAAAGAATAATCAACTATCACTTCACATAGAAGAACTTAAAACTCAATTAAACAACAACTTAGATAATTATAAGTCTGATATTCAGCAACTGAAAAACGAAGCGCAGGCAGATATTGAAAAGATCGAATTAGAGCGTGAAGAGATCAGGCAAAAAAAGGAATATTTAAGTTTACAACTCACCCGGAAAATTTCAGAATTCAATAATCTTCAGGAAAGAAATGAAGAACAGAAAGCCGAGGTTGAAAAGCTTCAGGAGAAATTTTCTAAAGAATTTGAAAACCTTGCGAACAGGATCCTGGACCAGAAATCTGAAAAATTCACCACTCTCAACAAACAAAACATCGAAAGTATTCTCGATCCATTGAAGGAAAAAATAAAGACCTTCGAGGACAAGGTGAACCTTAACAATGAGAATTTCATTAAGAGACACAGTGAACTTGGCGAGCAGCTTAGAAACCTGAACGAGCAAAATATAAGGATAAGCGAAGAGGCGAATAACCTAACTAAAGCTTTAAAAGGCGAAAACAAAACCCAGGGTAACTGGGGTGAGTTGATCCTTGAGAAAGTGCTCGAAAAGTCGGGATTAGTAAAGGATCGCGAATACTTTATTCAAGAATCCCATAAAGATGAAGATGGTAACAGGCTCTATCCAGATGTCGTTATACATTTACCGAACGACAAACGCATGGTTATCGATTCTAAGGTCTCCCTGGTTGCTTATGAGAAATATGTAAGCGAAGAGAATAAGGATACCCAGGAACGCTATTTAAAGGAGCACATCCGATCACTGAACAATCATATCCTGCAACTAAGCAGTAAAAAATATGAAGATCTGCATGAGATGAAATCTCCAGATTTTGTTTTAATGTTTATTCCTATTGAGCCCGCCTTATATTTGGCGCAAAATGCAGATAACACATTTTTCTATACAGCTTTTCAGAAGAATATACTCCTGGTTAGCCCTACTACCCTTTTATCCACTCTAAGAACTATAGACACTATCTGGAGCAATGAAAAACAGCAACAGAATGCTTTGGCCATTGCTAAACACGCTTCCAGTTTATATCACAAGTTCAAAATTCTTCTTGACGATCTTAATACCGTGGGAGATAGAATAGATTCTACTAAGAATGCATATTCCGGGGCGATGAAAAAATTAACCGGCCAGCAAAACCTCATTAAAGATATCGATAAGCTGGAAGAACTTGGTATAGCACCAAAACAAAAGATCGGAAAAGTCTGGCTGGACAAAGCCAATGAAGATTCTGAAAGTGAAGAAGAATCAGAAAATCCTACATTTAATCTACAATGAAAACCATTTACACCTTAATCTTATTCAGCTTCCTTTTCTTTTTCCCTGAATTAAAGGCACAAGAGATCTATTTTCCAGATGCCGGAGAATGGGAAGAGCGATCTGCTTCAGATTTCAATTTAAATTTATCTGAAGCCGTAGAATTCGCAAAAGCAAATGAATATTCAGAATCTAGGGATCTGCGACAAGCCATATTAAAAGGTTTTCAACAGGAACCTTATCACGAATTGTTAGGCCCAGTTAAAAGAAGAGGCGGACCGGCAGGAATCATATTGAAAGATGGCTATATAGTTGCAAAGTGGGGTGATACCAAAAGGGTAGACATGACCTTTAGCGTAACGAAAAGCTTTCTTTCTACCACTGCTCTTATTGCAATGGATAAAAATTTGATCACAGATTTTAATGATGTGGTAATAGATTACGTATGGTACGATACTTTTGAAGGAAAACATAATTCCCAGATCACCTGGAAAAACCTGTTACAACAAAATTCAGATTGGAGTGGAGAACTATGGGGCGGTTTCGACTGGGCAGACAGGCCACCTCAAGATAAAACTATAGACGAATGGAGATCCAGAGAACTACACGAACCTGGCACTAATTTCAAGTACAACGATGTTCGGGTAAACGTCCTGGCATATTCTCTATTAAATGTATTCAGAAAGCCCTTACCAAAAGTGCTAAAAGAAAATATCATGGATCCTATCAACGCATCTCAATCCTGGAGATGGTTTGGTTATGATAATTCCTGGACTGTTATAGACGGTCTTAAAATGCAATCTGTAAGCGGCGGCGGCCATTCTGGCGGCGGAATGTTCATCAATACAGAAGATATGGCAAGGTTCGGACTCTTATTTATGAACAACGGGAAATGGGAAGATATACAATTGATCTCGCCCAATTTGATAAAAGAGGCAATCCAACCTTCTAAACCAAATCCGAATTACGGATATATGTGGTGGCTTAACTCGAAAGGCGATCGAAATATGCCGGAAATTGATAATGAAATCTTTTATGCCGCAGGTTTTGGTGGTAATTTTATCGTCATAGATCAGAAGAGGAACTTAGTAATCGTTACTCGTTGGCTGGAGCCCTCAAAATTTGAAGAGTTTATGAATCTTATTTATAAAGAAATTTAAAATGAAAAAGACCTTATTCTACATACTTGGAGGCATCCTGATTCTTTGGCTACTATATTACGCCTTCGTCTATTTTGTACCATATAGCGAGGGTACCAGAAGTGGAGAATTGATCAAATTCAGTCATAAAGGTGTAATTGTAAAGACCTGGGAAGGCGAAATAAGCCAGGGAATAAGTGGAGCTCAGATATTCCAGTTTTCGGTTCTGGACAAGCACGATGACGTGATCCAGAAACTTCAGGAATATGAAGGCAATTATGTGAAACTTACCTATGAAGAGCGATATACTACCTTTTTCTTCTGGGGAGATACCAAGTATTTCATTTCCGAAGTTGAAAAATCTGAAAGTCCACATTTTAGAAAATAACTATGCAGAAATCTTTTAAAGACATACAAGACAGCCAGGTAGTAATTTCAGAATTAATGCTTCCCTCCCATTCCAATTTTAATGGGAAGATCCACGGCGGTTATATTCTATCATTACTGGACCAGATCGCTTTCGCCTGCGCCTCAAAACACTCAAGAGCGTATTGTGTTACCGCTAGCGTTGACACAGTAGATTTCCTGAAACCAATTGAGATCGGGGAACTAGTAACCATGAAAGCTTCTGTAAATTATGTTGGGAGAAGCTCAATGGTGATAGGAATTCGTGTTGAAGCAGAAAATATACAAACAGGAGAAATAAAGCATTGCAATTCCTCATATTTCACAATGGTTGCAAAAGACGATAAAGGAGATTCTGTAGACGTTCCCGGGTTGATATTAAGAACCGACAATCAGATAAGACGTTTTGCTAAGAGCATTAAAAGAAAAAATATGAAGAAAAGAAGAATCCAGGAATTCCATGAGACCGATTTTTCTTCAGATAAATACTTGCATATTCTTGAAGATCATAAAGCTAAAATAGAACTGGATTCTTGAAGTCTCACGGATTCATAGTAGCTATTTTTTTAGCCATAGGGATCGCCTATTTTTTCCCACAGGGAATAGATCTGCTGCCTTTAAAAACGATTACAGATATCGGGATCGGACTGATATTCTTCTTCTATGGCCTAAAGCTTTCACCAGCTGAATTCCGTGCCGGTGTGATAAATTACAAGGTTCACATCGTCATACACGTTACCACGTTCATTGTTTTTCCCTTACTATGCCTGCTCTGTCTTCCACTTTTTGAAGATGG from Gramella sp. MT6 harbors:
- a CDS encoding S41 family peptidase, which encodes MKIYKFIVLLFLTGGLLTSCSDSDDVEDFPVEKPGTSLTAEEQLELDIKDFEWEAMNFWYLYKEFKPKLQDDAFSSNSEYIDYLDSYGSPEDFFNNALKYSEDEFSWIVADYEELENTFAGIRKTSGANIRLGRISTGSNDLVGIIRYVIPGSPADNAGLERGMLFSEINGSQLTIANYNDLLDLDNFTFGLAEFTAQGVSSTGETVEITKVELTENPILVAKTIDLDGIKVGYLMYNSFTHDFDDELNDVFAQFKSDNVTELVLDLRYNGGGRVSSAADLASMITGQFKDEILIRTRYNDNIETLLSSAAKITRFDDQIFDGDESDHPDHQPMPINSLNLTKLYVIATGSSASASELIINGLAPHIEVVHIGEKTVGKVQASITLYDADVPYYEKENLNPDHKYAIQPLISTSVNKNGEAYPNGLIPDIEKSEMWDNFGVLGDPSEPLLATALNQISSNRQFQEVMKAGKFNPEYVAESYEGEDAYRNMYIDDLPEFDLSKIKTPDFKK
- a CDS encoding DUF5074 domain-containing protein, which produces MNYKHLLLLFFIALLFNSCENDDCCAPVPETDAQFQSGIFVLNEGNFGSANASVNFINEENEENSAQIFNNINGFDLGDTAQSMEMHDVLAIIVVNVSNKIEIVNRFTFESLGTINTNLMNPRFAEVIGDKLFVTNWGDGGNPDDDFVAVFNLVNFSFIETIPVAEGPENLISVNNALYVAHKGGFSFNNIVSVIDSESNVVVKEIEVGDVPNSMVVQGNDLWVLASGKPSYADVETAGELSRIELATNEVVEFSEFPESSIHPENLQLSGNSAYFTIGKSVYQYDLGEELPESAEYSLDEVAVLYGFEIHDNKIYVASPRADFTGDGDLYIYDLGDGSLLDQYSAGINPNGIYFN
- a CDS encoding TonB-dependent receptor; its protein translation is MNRNLYLLFTLLLCCCLKATSQNDSINWLDEVLLSDVKLKNNSEGQFVKEISSTVIQRSEPLLTSLLKFNTPFFFRENGYGMVSSASVRGTGASQTAVIWNGININSQFTGQTDFNTVNTKVFDNISLRPGGGSVVYGSGAIGGTIHLSNEFSFDGNSENEIRLGYGSFDTYQTSYNGNFSTEKTSVNIGLAGVSSENDYKYLETQEYNENGDFYNVSLNASIAQWLGDTNILKFYSNYYEGDRGFSGTLNLPSNSKYEDRNSRNLLEWKSFAGKFTSSLKLAWIDESFKYYENRDSDNYSSGDAETGIIKYDLEYEFAKNKKLNLIADYTDVQGVGTGIENAERKIGGISALWSHQLEKFSYELSLRQEITNNYDSPLLFSIGSSYQFSENYQLRFNSSRNFRIPTFNDLFWLQGGNTNLDPETSIQAELGNEFNFNVLRINLTGYFIDIDDLIRWIPDESGMWRPVNTANVHNYGLELFAAWNTQLSENAFSLNTSYAYTRSVDQETGDQLIYTPQHKVTLAAGYEIKNFSILLQSLYNGSIYTSSDNNYELEGYEIADLYLGYTFSRNPEIGVDLRFNNIFNKKYQSLPSRIMPGRSINSTLTFKF
- a CDS encoding ABC transporter substrate-binding protein; the encoded protein is MKKIIFIFLILGILSCKERPQQNDPDNQKGKTVEIENATGFSITKFKNYSIIEVNTPWPGAQDPFIYLLKEKDAEIPKNLNFDQLVEVPVENIVVTSTTHIPALEALNEENTLKGFPGLNYISSEKTRKLIDNGEISELGQNENINTEVLIELSPDVVIGFAIDASNKSFETIQKTGIPVIYNGDWTEQSPLGKAEWIKFFGALYGKEKKAQEIFKEIKSEYLAAKELAKTANSKPTIISGSMYNDKWYMPYGNSWQAQFIKDANANYLYSDTKGDGSLSLAFESVLEKAEDAEFWMSSGQFTSYEQLFNESEHYQRFTAVMNKNVYSVSLSQGETGGILYYELGPQRPDLILKDHIAIFHPELLENYELVFYKPLN
- a CDS encoding iron ABC transporter permease; its protein translation is MLNQRKYTFSIILLFLAVILTGLFNISLGSVNIPISEVTSSLLGLEVEKDTWRYIIVNYRLPKAITAIITGSGLAVSGLLMQTLFRNPLAGPYVLGLSSGASLGVAIVFMGASVFGASFAVILLSKWSLVIASSLGSLLVLFAVILASIRLRDTMAILIIGLMFASLTAAIVSVLAYFSPASQLQQYVFWSYGSLGDLSWDEVGILSLFWILGILISIGSIKNLNSLLLGEQYARSLGTNIKKNRFAIIIATSLLAGSITAFAGPIAFVGLAVPHLIRQIIPSANHITLVPAVIFGGAILMLLCDIIAQIPGSEYSLPINAITSLIGAPVVIWLLVRKRKFNF
- a CDS encoding ABC transporter ATP-binding protein — encoded protein: MTASNSNSVLKTESLNIGYRKKNKVNLIASDINIEINPGELVAVIGVNGAGKSTLLKTLSGILQSVDGEVFISNSKLSKTDPSDLAKNISMVLTEQLLSKNLSVIELVALGRQPYTNWIGRLTKNDLKKIMHAIKLVNIEDIKNKKCHELSDGQFQKVLIARALAQDTPLIILDEPTTHLDLYHKAYVLKLLQKLSKETNKAILFASHEINLALQLCDKLIILKDKKALFGNPEELVKTRAINDLFPGNLIHFDQESSSFKIK
- the rmuC gene encoding DNA recombination protein RmuC, with product MNEYLLVTLIFLIALGIGGYLGKLISSLKSGSEASRLEEKNNQLSLHIEELKTQLNNNLDNYKSDIQQLKNEAQADIEKIELEREEIRQKKEYLSLQLTRKISEFNNLQERNEEQKAEVEKLQEKFSKEFENLANRILDQKSEKFTTLNKQNIESILDPLKEKIKTFEDKVNLNNENFIKRHSELGEQLRNLNEQNIRISEEANNLTKALKGENKTQGNWGELILEKVLEKSGLVKDREYFIQESHKDEDGNRLYPDVVIHLPNDKRMVIDSKVSLVAYEKYVSEENKDTQERYLKEHIRSLNNHILQLSSKKYEDLHEMKSPDFVLMFIPIEPALYLAQNADNTFFYTAFQKNILLVSPTTLLSTLRTIDTIWSNEKQQQNALAIAKHASSLYHKFKILLDDLNTVGDRIDSTKNAYSGAMKKLTGQQNLIKDIDKLEELGIAPKQKIGKVWLDKANEDSESEEESENPTFNLQ
- a CDS encoding serine hydrolase, encoding MKTIYTLILFSFLFFFPELKAQEIYFPDAGEWEERSASDFNLNLSEAVEFAKANEYSESRDLRQAILKGFQQEPYHELLGPVKRRGGPAGIILKDGYIVAKWGDTKRVDMTFSVTKSFLSTTALIAMDKNLITDFNDVVIDYVWYDTFEGKHNSQITWKNLLQQNSDWSGELWGGFDWADRPPQDKTIDEWRSRELHEPGTNFKYNDVRVNVLAYSLLNVFRKPLPKVLKENIMDPINASQSWRWFGYDNSWTVIDGLKMQSVSGGGHSGGGMFINTEDMARFGLLFMNNGKWEDIQLISPNLIKEAIQPSKPNPNYGYMWWLNSKGDRNMPEIDNEIFYAAGFGGNFIVIDQKRNLVIVTRWLEPSKFEEFMNLIYKEI
- a CDS encoding 6-phosphogluconate dehydrogenase, whose translation is MKKTLFYILGGILILWLLYYAFVYFVPYSEGTRSGELIKFSHKGVIVKTWEGEISQGISGAQIFQFSVLDKHDDVIQKLQEYEGNYVKLTYEERYTTFFFWGDTKYFISEVEKSESPHFRK
- a CDS encoding acyl-CoA thioesterase, with translation MQKSFKDIQDSQVVISELMLPSHSNFNGKIHGGYILSLLDQIAFACASKHSRAYCVTASVDTVDFLKPIEIGELVTMKASVNYVGRSSMVIGIRVEAENIQTGEIKHCNSSYFTMVAKDDKGDSVDVPGLILRTDNQIRRFAKSIKRKNMKKRRIQEFHETDFSSDKYLHILEDHKAKIELDS